A window of Pseudophryne corroboree isolate aPseCor3 chromosome 1, aPseCor3.hap2, whole genome shotgun sequence genomic DNA:
CTTgtgacacacaggctgatcactgtgtaaaaaaataataaaaaaaaaagtaaaaaaataatacttacttgTACCTGGGAACCAGTGATTGGTGCGGGCAGCCGGTCATTGGATCGCcgtgctcctgctgtgacccccagCGCAGTAAAGTGAGACTGCGATGCGGCTTCTCACTTTGCAGCAGTGGGGGTTATAGCGGAGCACAGTATCCAATGACCGGCTGCCCTCCTGGATCACCGGTCCTGGCTGCAGGTAAATGTAATCGGTGgtagtgggggggagggagggggacatgaagtgtgtgtgtgtgtttgcgggtGTGTCTGTGTTTGCGGGAAGCACCCGATGGCAGCGGCACTCATAGGTACAAAGCTTTtttgcacactatgggggtcattccgacctgatcgcacgctagctattttttgcagcgctgcgatcagatagtcgccacctataggggagtgtatttttgctttgcaagtatgcaaactcttgtgcagccaagcggtacaaaaaagttttgtgcagtttctgagtaggtctgaacttactcagccgctgtgatcactgcagcctgtccggttccggaattgacgtcagacacacgccctcttcctgtcaatctccttgtaatcggctgtgcgaatggattcttcgttaaatccatcgctcagcaacgatccacatagtacccgtacaacgcgcctgcacattgcggtgcatacgcatgcacagttttgccaagttttgacctgattgcagcgctgcaaaaaatagctagagtgcgatcaggtcggaatgaccccctatgtccctacATGCGATGATTGATACATCCTTGTGATGTATTGAATTATCGCAATGCGATTTTGGCAGAATTGATCACAACCCGCCCGCATCTCCTgtacggattgtgataaatatgtccgTTAATCTTGCGGAAGAAAATGCATAAAATTGGCGATGGTGACAAAATCATTCTTCCTTACATTTTTCCCCTGTGTCATATTGTAATTTCTCCCTTGTTAACACTGTTTAACCTATTGCGTAAATCTTACATCGATGAGGAGATCTCCGGATATTTCTGTGACGGAGTGGACTCCTTTAATGTCCGCGACCAGTTTACCATCCACCAGGTTTACCGTGGTCTGGAAGAAATGTGACACAGGTAAATAATTTAGACATCACCCAGGATGTACAGCTTAATGAGGAGACAGTCTGGGTATGCACGGCAGCCAGACCAACGTCACCCAATCATGGAAACATTTTTCTGTCCCATTATTCCTAGTGTTGGACTAGTTTCACCGGTACAACATGTTTGCGTTGTCCACATTACAATGGATATTACATTATTATTACAATGCTAATTTGCATTCCGCTCACCGCCACTGTGTCAATGCATCTTAAATGCTTCAGCAATACTGATCTTTATCTCTCTATGTTCTACAACTGATGCACCACTTTGCAAATCCCAACGCTGATATCTGGCGTCTGCCAGAATCCTATTCACATGGCTCacccatacatacattcatacatacatacatacatacatacatagccatcAACGCCACCACCCATTCACACATCTCAGATCTCATCTCATAATACTGACTCTTGCTATTTTAGATCAACCTCTAATCTGCGCTTCGTCTCTGATAACCACCTCTCACTCCTGCCTGCACGAGTACTTCTGCGCTACTATCCACCTATCCACTTACGGAATTCCTACCACACCCAATCAGAGTCTACCACAGCTTTCATATCTTTAAATTCTCTCTTAGAACCCATCTATTTATTAGACCTTACCCAACCCTATACTGTGCACATTAATGCGCACTACAAACTGTCCCAACTCATTCTGAACATCACTCACCCCTCTTACTTCAGATGCGTCTTCTTCCTTTTAATTATTGTAAATCTCATGAGAACCCTGcccttttttttattgaagcagcaATGCCACGTATACAAGGGTTAATGGGAATTGTAGTGCATCAATTTTATAATACAtacgtacagtatgtatgtttAACATGTATTTACAGAGTAAATCTTTTTTTAATACTACACGTATGTGATCTATGAAGTTCTAAtagaatatttattattattttgcatTGATTGTTTCCCTATTGGAGAAGGACACTCCAACCTTTTACCAGCTGCTTTTTAGGAGACACAACCCTAAGTAGCGCCTGGTCAGTTATTTTGTCTAACTTTCCTAACCATGGACTCACTACAGCCCAAAGGGAAGAGTGAGTGGTTCTGGTTCCAAACTGCGGAGTCCTGTCTAACTTTTGTTTTCCcatctgcatttattttgtctCCCTTGTCTTTCAGTGTTTTAAGGATTTGTTGTTTTCCCAAGTGCCCAGCACTGAGGGGACTGATACCCTGTGatattaaaagaaaaaaactaagaaagcgctgacacactgAATACTAAAATTCAatcactttttattaaaatatgtaaaatacacaAGGACTGTTCCTAGACCACCTTTATAAACTATATTGATACAATGATCCTAATCAATCCCTATCAATATATAGACATGTGGGTTCCCTATAATCACAACACTATATGTTTTTTTGGCCAAAAGTAATTGTCATAGATATATATAGCAAAGGTTAATGCACTCAATACAGCCAGATGTTTGAATTGGCAACAAAATAAATGAGTAATCTTTGTAGTGGTAACTGTTGCAGTATTTGTTTCATATAGTACAAATGATTACAAGTCCACAGAGTTATCTCCAAATATTGTAACAAAAGTTCCAGTTGTTAGATGTTAGTTTGCCAGGCAAATATGGAACTGTTATGCATGCAAAGTTGAAATGTGTTGCAGAGTTATAGTTATTGAACTCTATTAAGCATGGCCATGCTTTAAATATATGATTGTTTTTACCGCGACCTCCCTCTGGTAAACGGGTTGCagtccactcccggctctggtgctccacgaccCTGAATCAAGCCTTATCCGGCGTTAAAGACGGTCCCAAAAGCAATGGAGGGTGATGGTCCAGCGGTACAGAGAGGGAACCTCAGTGCAGGTCTCAGGTCACAGTCCGtatgagacgcgtttccccaccttagaGCAATTCATACACATATAGTGTTGTGGTTATAGGGAACCCACATGTCTATATATTGATAGGGATTGATTAGGATCATTGTATCAATATAGTTTATAAAGGTGGTCTAGGAACAGTCCTtgtgtattttacatattttaataaaaagtgatTGAATTTTAGTATTtagtgtgtcagcgctttcttagtttttttctttttgtattgcTTATTTGTGGAGGGTGTGGTGGTCCCTCTAATTTAAGAAAGCTGCAGACAGACTGTTTTTAAATTACTGagcatttaaaattggcgccaggTGGTACTAAGTAccaatttttcttttttgcattttctaTACCCTGTGATATTAATTATAAATTATTCAAAGATGACCTATGGGCTCCCGGTTTTAAGTCCCAATATAATGATGATGGCTGTGGATGGAAAAACATTCCACATGGACGTAATCACATTAGCATAAGGTGCTAAGCAGGTTGCCGCAGCCGGGTCTGAGTCAGGCCTATGATCCTAGCTGGGTAGTGAAAGTGTTTGCCTCACCCTTATCTTCTCATTCGTCAGTGAtcccagttccgcctcctctccAACAGTGAACTCATTACGTTGGACCCTCGGTCCTGTAGTTGCCGTCACCACAAAGTGCTTACCGTCCTGCACAATCTCTGTCACTGTCTTGGCATCTTTTCCCTTCTGGATGAACTCATCAGGGATACCTGGGAACAGGAATGAGGAACAGCACTGTCATGTACCAGTATACACCTCTGCACATCATCCCTAGTATATAGACATGAGCAGGCGATGGCTCCTATTATATGCAAGCAGAAATTCTAGCCTCTAGATAGATAGAACTGTCATAAAATAGCTGGGGAGGTTATTAGGGGGTCTCCTTGGGCATTTACACATTGAAGTCCTGCAGGGGAGGCGTTACCAAAGCCCCCAGATGGCATGGCTACCTCCTCTATGGCAGAGCGCCACTTCTACAGTAGGATCCATATATACATTGACCATATCATATCATAGCATTCGGGAAATGCCAGTGACACCACATGTCAGATGCAACCAATGCCTATTCATGTGGTGTGGGGAATAATGGAGCTTGAAGTGTCCATCAGACACTGCTGTTCTACCACAACTCTGACAACAGCCCCAGAGGAAGTGGTTATGGGGCCATTGGAGTCAATAGGCTCCATCCAGTTACTCTGTTGCATGATTTTAGGGGGCATTAAAAACCGTAGTAAAAGCTTACGTCAGTGTGTCGCTGTAAAATTAGTGATTTTGCGCTGTTAAATAACATCTCTCGTCGCCAATTTTTGCAGCTACTCTAGATGCTATTTTGGGGCAATTTTCCAAGAATCTCTTGCTGGCACAGAGCATcacctatagggggtcattccaaagtgatcgcacgtagcaactttttgctgcttctgcgacaactagacgccgcctatgggggagtgtattttagcatagcagggctgcgatcgcctgtgcagccctgctaagctaaaaaagttttgtgcagaacaagaccagccctggacatacttaccttgtgcgatggatccagcgatgaaggtcccggaattgacgttaaacatccgccctccaaacgcctggacacgcctgcgttcagatctccacgcccagaaaatggtgagtatctgcccaggaacacctccccgctgtcaatcttcttgcgatcgtgctagcgatcactttcttctttcttctggtcattgcccggcgacggctgtcgctgggcaatgacgcgcatgcgcattgcgggcgccgcgcatgcACATGTCCGACACGTTTGCACCGCAGAGATgaattgcagcgtgcgaacgggtcggaatgacccccataatgcagtcCCGGTGAAGAGATATTGTAAAGTATAGTCATAGTTGTGTTGCAATGAAACACAAGACTGGGATGTAGCTATACCGGGTAACACTTTATTTAGAAAGGACAGAATGGTAAAGATTGGAGAAGGAGTAGAAATGTAGGTGAAAAagtgcataaatgctactttaatacaaaatactgatgaaaaaactgaggccctttgggtgaccatagaatcgGGGAGAAGAGCATTATACGCAATAGGGTGATGTGTAGACCACCAGGGTAGGGGGAAAAACTGGACAGGAAACTgttgcaggacatcactaaaatggctgtaATAGGGATAAGAGACTTTAATCTAGGTAATGTAAATTGGGAGGGTTCTTCTGCAAGTTCCACTAAAAGTGGGGACATTCTAAATTCCGTGCAGGAAGCATCTCTCAAGCAACTGGCAAGGGAGCCCACACACAAAGATGCAATATTAGGCATaatcagtggcagttgcagagctggggctgcagcacagtccaaaattcaaataggggagccacacctactgccagtgaTGTGTGGCAGCTTATGGggcggcagttggtgtggctcccctatttgaattttgaactgtgctgcagcccca
This region includes:
- the LOC135006852 gene encoding fatty acid-binding protein, liver-like; translated protein: MSFTGTYAQQSHENFEAFMRGIGIPDEFIQKGKDAKTVTEIVQDGKHFVVTATTGPRVQRNEFTVGEEAELGSLTNEKIRTTVNLVDGKLVADIKGVHSVTEISGDLLIDVMTVKDVVYKRISKRV